A genomic stretch from Kribbella jejuensis includes:
- a CDS encoding rod shape-determining protein MreB, translated as MLGRDMAVDLGTANTLVYVRGRGVVLNEPSVVATRTDEPQEAVAFGHEAKKMIGRTPGNITAIRPLKDGVIADFDAAEQMLRYFIQRVHRRRYFAKPRIVVCVPSGITAVEQRAVRDAGYMAGARKVYIIEEPMAAALGSNLEVRDATGNMVVDIGGGTTEVAVISFGGIVTSQSIRVAGDAIDKAIVNHCKKEFSLLLGEATSEQIKMTIGSAFPTTDGPDSEIRGRDMVSGLPRTVKVSSSNIRQAIEEPITAIVDAVKATLDKTPPELAGDIVDRGIVLTGGGALLKGMDERLRHETGIPIHVAENPLDAVVLGAGKCVDNIETLNRILVTDNRR; from the coding sequence ATGCTCGGCCGCGACATGGCGGTCGATCTCGGAACGGCGAACACCCTGGTGTACGTGCGTGGCCGCGGCGTCGTGCTGAACGAGCCGTCGGTGGTCGCGACCCGGACGGACGAGCCGCAGGAAGCGGTCGCGTTCGGGCACGAGGCGAAGAAGATGATCGGCCGGACGCCCGGCAACATCACCGCGATCCGGCCGTTGAAGGACGGCGTGATCGCCGACTTCGACGCCGCCGAGCAGATGCTGCGGTACTTCATCCAGCGCGTGCACCGCCGGCGGTACTTCGCCAAGCCGCGGATCGTGGTCTGCGTGCCGTCCGGCATCACCGCGGTGGAGCAGCGCGCGGTCCGCGACGCCGGATACATGGCCGGCGCCCGCAAGGTCTACATCATCGAGGAACCGATGGCCGCCGCGCTCGGCTCGAACCTCGAGGTCCGCGACGCCACCGGCAACATGGTGGTCGACATCGGCGGCGGCACCACCGAGGTCGCGGTGATCTCGTTCGGCGGCATCGTCACCAGCCAGTCGATCCGGGTGGCCGGCGACGCGATCGACAAGGCGATCGTGAACCACTGCAAGAAGGAGTTCTCGCTGCTGCTCGGCGAGGCGACGTCGGAGCAGATCAAGATGACGATCGGGTCGGCGTTCCCGACCACCGACGGCCCGGACAGCGAGATCCGCGGCCGGGACATGGTCTCCGGGCTGCCGCGGACCGTGAAGGTGTCCTCGTCGAACATCCGGCAGGCGATCGAGGAGCCGATCACCGCGATCGTCGACGCGGTCAAGGCGACTCTGGACAAGACCCCGCCGGAGCTGGCCGGCGACATCGTCGACCGCGGCATCGTGCTGACCGGCGGCGGCGCGCTGCTGAAGGGCATGGACGAGCGGCTGCGGCACGAGACCGGCATCCCGATCCACGTCGCGGAGAACCCGCTGGACGCCGTCGTGCTCGGCGCCGGCAAGTGCGTGGACAACATCGAGACCCTCAACCGCATCCTGGTCACCGACAACCGGCGCTGA
- the mreC gene encoding rod shape-determining protein MreC, which produces MLKDLGGPSKSTSTRSAFRSAGETPLRSAGTPRDVRRRRSVLALVILACLTLIVLDARRSAGSPVEPLREGAAAVFGPLESTATSARVPVDNLRDRFAEMDRLKAENEKLKKENEDLTRQLNTTDYTRNRAQELDDLLKVAPAYTMTPARVIGIGSAQTFSHTVTIDAGTADGVRPDMTVLNGIGLVGRVVRATQGTATVLLIGDRNSTVGGRLNSTMALGFVSGRGDVAGTLDYKLVDPKARPKVGDKIVTWGSSNNAPYVPGVPIGVVTSVTPNEGALGSTATIKPYVDPTRIDTVGVVTGPPARPPRQQITGKGS; this is translated from the coding sequence ATGCTCAAAGATCTCGGTGGCCCGTCCAAGAGCACCTCCACCCGGAGTGCTTTCCGTTCGGCGGGCGAGACACCGCTGCGATCGGCCGGTACGCCGCGCGACGTGCGCCGCCGCCGATCCGTGCTGGCGCTGGTGATCCTGGCCTGTCTCACGCTGATCGTGCTGGATGCTCGCCGCTCGGCCGGTTCACCGGTCGAGCCGTTGCGCGAGGGCGCGGCCGCCGTGTTCGGTCCGCTCGAGTCGACCGCGACGTCGGCCCGGGTGCCTGTGGACAACCTCCGCGACCGCTTCGCGGAAATGGATAGGTTGAAAGCAGAGAACGAAAAACTGAAGAAGGAAAACGAGGACCTGACCCGGCAGCTGAACACCACCGACTACACCCGCAACCGCGCGCAGGAGCTGGACGACCTGCTCAAGGTCGCACCGGCGTACACGATGACGCCGGCCCGGGTGATCGGTATCGGCAGCGCGCAGACGTTCAGCCACACGGTGACGATCGACGCCGGGACGGCCGACGGTGTGCGTCCCGACATGACCGTGCTGAACGGGATCGGTTTGGTCGGCCGGGTGGTGCGAGCCACCCAGGGGACCGCGACCGTGCTGCTGATCGGCGACCGCAACTCGACCGTCGGCGGCCGGCTGAACTCGACGATGGCGCTCGGTTTCGTCTCCGGACGCGGCGACGTGGCCGGCACCCTCGACTACAAGCTCGTCGACCCGAAGGCACGGCCCAAGGTCGGCGACAAGATCGTCACCTGGGGCTCCAGCAACAACGCACCGTACGTACCGGGCGTCCCGATCGGCGTCGTCACCTCGGTGACGCCGAACGAGGGCGCCCTCGGATCCACCGCAACCATCAAGCCGTATGTCGATCCGACCCGGATCGACACCGTAGGCGTGGTGACCGGGCCGCCCGCCCGGCCGCCGCGCCAGCAGATCACCGGAAAGGGGAGCTGA
- the mreD gene encoding rod shape-determining protein MreD — protein sequence MIALRIGLAALFLMVAVTLQTSVLTHIAVAGVTCDLTLIVVIALALSRGPEWGAIAGFVGGLLMDVVPPADHTAGRWALSMAVAGYVAGLIRRERTSTGPVGPLGVALTVVLGTAISFFLYSATGSLLHDPSVDWSEFGVRLGISAGYDVVGAIVVIPLVMWIMSRVKPARERRRVAP from the coding sequence TTGATCGCGCTGCGCATCGGGCTGGCTGCCCTGTTCCTGATGGTCGCCGTGACGCTACAGACGTCGGTGCTGACGCACATCGCGGTCGCCGGCGTGACGTGCGACCTGACGCTGATCGTGGTGATCGCGCTGGCGCTGTCCCGCGGGCCGGAGTGGGGTGCGATCGCCGGATTCGTCGGCGGTCTGCTGATGGACGTCGTCCCGCCGGCCGATCACACGGCCGGGCGGTGGGCGCTGTCGATGGCCGTCGCGGGGTACGTCGCCGGTCTGATCCGCCGCGAGCGCACGTCCACGGGCCCGGTCGGTCCGCTCGGTGTCGCGTTGACTGTCGTGCTGGGCACGGCGATCTCCTTCTTCCTGTACTCCGCGACCGGCTCGTTGCTGCACGACCCGTCGGTCGACTGGAGCGAGTTCGGCGTGCGCCTCGGCATCTCCGCCGGGTACGACGTGGTCGGCGCGATCGTGGTGATCCCGCTGGTCATGTGGATCATGAGCCGCGTGAAGCCGGCCCGCGAACGCCGCCGGGTCGCCCCATGA
- the mrdA gene encoding penicillin-binding protein 2 — translation MSWDGFEAPLKARLRLIVIGVLVFSLLCTLFGRLWYMQVMSSADYSQAANQQHIRQVLIPAPRGTIVDSQGRTLVGNRVSLMITVDRSVLAKLPESQQNVVIARLAKVLGQTPKDLKAWTMLCGEPGASKPPACWNGTPYQPIPVAKDVSEQVAIDVMERREDFPGISADSQTLRAYPEPFKVNAAHILGYLSPITTEELEEMDKAGQDSVPHRSDLVGRAGVERSYDKLLRGTPGEKDVIVDAVGYTTGIQKQTAPIPGATLVTTIDARIQASVEAQLKNAIMTARKQTDPVTHRKYVADSGAAVVMDTKTGRIVSMASYPTYDPGVWVGGISQRELDALYSAKSGTPLVSRALQAQLAPGSTFKPITTSAALGAGYSTKTRLDCSSYFEVGNRRFKNYESASYGMIGFDQALALSCDTFFYRIAYALWLREGGNSSDITTHDPLVEMAQKFGLGKPTGVDLPGEASGRIADRKWKKTYYDSMKDYYCKIAANPPAGTSAFLKQFSREFCVDGYKYRAGDAVNFAIGQGDTTVTPLQLATVYSALSNGGTLFEPRVVQSWIGANGKAHEIKPVVKAKLPVSPGNLKYIDTALKQTTISGTAAWKFQGFPLDKIPVRAKTGTAEVYGKQTTSWLASYTDRYAVVMMISQAGTGSGAGGDAVRKIYETLYNIKPAPPAQGKAAH, via the coding sequence ATGAGCTGGGACGGTTTCGAGGCGCCGCTCAAGGCCCGGTTGCGGTTGATCGTGATCGGGGTGCTGGTTTTCTCCTTGCTGTGCACGTTGTTCGGCCGGCTCTGGTACATGCAGGTGATGTCCAGCGCCGACTACTCGCAGGCCGCGAACCAGCAGCACATCCGTCAGGTCCTGATCCCGGCCCCGCGCGGCACGATCGTCGACTCGCAGGGCCGCACGCTGGTCGGCAACCGGGTCTCGTTGATGATCACCGTCGACCGTTCCGTGCTCGCCAAACTCCCCGAGAGCCAGCAGAACGTCGTCATCGCCCGCCTCGCGAAGGTTCTCGGTCAGACGCCGAAGGACCTGAAGGCCTGGACGATGTTGTGCGGTGAGCCCGGCGCCTCCAAACCACCCGCCTGCTGGAACGGCACGCCGTACCAGCCGATCCCGGTTGCCAAGGACGTCAGCGAGCAAGTTGCGATCGACGTGATGGAACGCCGGGAGGACTTCCCGGGCATCTCCGCCGACTCCCAGACCCTGCGGGCGTACCCGGAGCCGTTCAAGGTGAACGCCGCGCACATCCTCGGGTACCTGTCGCCGATCACCACCGAAGAGCTCGAGGAGATGGACAAGGCGGGACAGGACTCGGTCCCGCACCGCTCCGACCTGGTCGGCCGGGCCGGCGTCGAGCGGTCGTACGACAAGCTCCTGCGCGGCACTCCCGGTGAGAAGGACGTCATCGTCGACGCCGTCGGCTACACCACCGGTATCCAGAAGCAGACCGCGCCGATCCCGGGCGCCACGCTGGTCACCACGATCGACGCGCGGATCCAGGCGTCGGTCGAGGCCCAGTTGAAGAACGCGATCATGACCGCGCGCAAGCAGACCGACCCGGTGACCCACCGCAAGTACGTCGCGGACTCCGGCGCCGCGGTGGTGATGGACACCAAGACCGGGCGGATCGTCTCGATGGCGAGCTACCCGACGTACGACCCCGGTGTGTGGGTGGGCGGCATCAGCCAGCGTGAGCTCGACGCGTTGTACTCGGCGAAGTCCGGGACGCCGCTGGTGTCGCGTGCTCTGCAGGCGCAGCTGGCGCCGGGATCGACGTTCAAACCGATCACCACCTCGGCCGCACTCGGCGCCGGCTACAGCACCAAGACCCGGCTCGACTGCTCGTCGTACTTCGAGGTCGGCAACCGCAGGTTCAAGAACTACGAGTCCGCGTCGTACGGGATGATCGGCTTCGACCAGGCGCTGGCGCTGTCCTGCGACACCTTCTTCTACCGGATCGCGTACGCGCTCTGGCTGCGGGAAGGCGGGAACTCGAGCGATATCACCACCCACGACCCGCTGGTCGAGATGGCGCAGAAGTTCGGCCTCGGCAAACCGACCGGCGTCGACCTGCCCGGTGAGGCGAGCGGCCGGATCGCGGACCGCAAGTGGAAGAAGACGTACTACGACTCGATGAAGGACTACTACTGCAAGATCGCCGCGAATCCGCCCGCCGGGACGTCGGCGTTCCTGAAGCAGTTCTCCCGCGAGTTCTGCGTCGACGGGTACAAGTACCGCGCCGGTGACGCGGTGAACTTCGCGATCGGCCAGGGCGACACGACGGTCACCCCGCTGCAGCTCGCGACGGTCTACTCCGCCCTGTCGAACGGCGGCACGCTCTTCGAGCCGCGCGTCGTGCAGTCCTGGATCGGCGCCAACGGCAAGGCCCACGAGATCAAGCCGGTGGTGAAGGCCAAGCTCCCGGTGTCACCCGGCAACCTGAAGTACATCGACACCGCGCTGAAGCAGACCACCATCTCGGGTACGGCGGCCTGGAAGTTCCAGGGCTTCCCGCTGGACAAGATCCCGGTCCGCGCCAAGACCGGTACGGCCGAGGTCTACGGCAAGCAGACCACCTCGTGGCTCGCGTCGTACACCGATCGGTACGCAGTGGTGATGATGATCAGCCAGGCCGGTACCGGGTCGGGTGCCGGTGGTGACGCGGTCCGCAAGATCTACGAGACGCTGTACAACATCAAGCCCGCGCCGCCTGCCCAGGGAAAGGCGGCGCACTGA
- the rodA gene encoding rod shape-determining protein RodA, with translation MALLTPIRTRPRMDRRSTVWHVDWVLVFAVVALSFLGAMLIWSATHNKTSLTGGKPDAFLIRHSLNFAIGLVLAVGAAVTDHRRVRILAPVLYAASIVGLILVLVPGVGSTINGSRSWIQLPFMSIQPSEFAKLAVIVGMALLIAEKSETDRHEDARTIDVAQAVAVAAVPVILVMLQPDLGTVMVLGSIVFGIIAVSGVPKRWMLGLLTAGVVVAAIAISTHILKRYQLDRFIAFANPSSDPQGIGYNVNQARIAIGNGGVFGQGLFHGGQTQNGFVPEQHTDFVFTVAGEELGLIGAGAIIVLFAIILFRGLRIAINARDAFGRLVATGIVCWFAFQAFENIGMTLGIMPVTGLPLPFVSYGGSSMFACLLAVGLLENIHLRSHRY, from the coding sequence ATGGCATTGCTGACTCCGATCCGGACCCGGCCGCGGATGGACCGCCGGTCGACGGTGTGGCACGTCGACTGGGTGCTCGTGTTCGCCGTGGTCGCACTGTCGTTCCTCGGCGCGATGCTGATCTGGTCCGCGACCCACAACAAGACGTCGCTGACCGGCGGGAAGCCGGACGCGTTCCTGATCCGGCACTCGCTGAACTTCGCGATCGGCCTGGTGCTCGCGGTCGGCGCCGCGGTCACCGACCACCGCCGGGTCCGGATCCTCGCCCCGGTGCTGTACGCCGCTTCGATCGTCGGACTGATCCTGGTCCTGGTGCCCGGTGTCGGCTCGACCATCAACGGGTCGCGGTCCTGGATCCAGTTGCCGTTCATGTCGATCCAGCCGAGTGAATTCGCCAAGCTCGCGGTGATCGTCGGCATGGCGCTGCTGATCGCGGAGAAGAGCGAGACCGACCGGCACGAGGACGCCCGGACGATCGACGTCGCGCAGGCGGTCGCGGTCGCCGCCGTACCGGTGATCCTGGTGATGCTGCAGCCGGACCTCGGCACGGTGATGGTGCTCGGGTCGATCGTGTTCGGGATCATCGCGGTGTCCGGCGTACCGAAACGCTGGATGCTCGGGCTGCTCACCGCGGGCGTGGTGGTCGCGGCGATCGCGATCAGTACGCACATCCTGAAGCGCTACCAGCTCGACCGCTTCATCGCGTTCGCGAACCCGTCCTCGGATCCGCAGGGCATCGGGTACAACGTGAATCAGGCGCGGATCGCGATCGGCAACGGTGGTGTCTTCGGGCAGGGCCTGTTCCACGGCGGCCAGACGCAGAACGGATTCGTCCCCGAGCAGCACACCGACTTCGTCTTCACGGTCGCGGGGGAGGAACTCGGACTGATCGGCGCCGGCGCGATCATCGTGCTGTTCGCGATCATCCTGTTCCGCGGGCTGCGGATCGCGATCAACGCACGGGACGCGTTCGGCCGGCTGGTGGCGACCGGGATCGTCTGCTGGTTCGCGTTCCAGGCGTTCGAGAACATCGGCATGACGCTCGGGATCATGCCGGTCACGGGTCTGCCGCTGCCGTTCGTGTCGTACGGCGGTTCCTCGATGTTCGCCTGCCTGCTCGCGGTCGGCCTGTTGGAGAACATCCACCTCCGCTCGCACCGCTACTGA
- a CDS encoding carboxymuconolactone decarboxylase family protein — MNFSKVSPAGFRAVYGVENYVQGVLDHTLLHLIKVRASMLNGCAFCLDMHTTDALKDGETSQRLFGLAAWRESPFYDERERAALALTDAVTVLERTGVPDEVWDAVVERFGEEGAANVLLAIGTINLWTRLNVATRRQPDLAG; from the coding sequence ATGAACTTCAGCAAGGTCTCGCCGGCCGGCTTCCGGGCCGTTTACGGCGTGGAGAACTACGTGCAGGGCGTCCTGGACCACACGCTGCTGCACCTGATCAAGGTGCGGGCGTCGATGCTCAACGGCTGCGCCTTCTGCCTGGACATGCACACGACCGACGCGTTGAAGGACGGCGAGACCAGCCAGCGCCTGTTCGGGCTGGCGGCCTGGCGCGAGTCGCCGTTCTACGACGAACGGGAACGTGCCGCGCTCGCGTTGACCGACGCGGTCACGGTCCTCGAGCGCACCGGCGTACCGGACGAGGTATGGGACGCGGTCGTCGAGCGGTTCGGTGAAGAGGGGGCCGCGAACGTGCTGCTCGCGATTGGCACCATCAACCTGTGGACCCGTCTCAACGTAGCAACCCGCAGGCAGCCGGACCTGGCCGGTTGA